One part of the Denticeps clupeoides chromosome 8, fDenClu1.1, whole genome shotgun sequence genome encodes these proteins:
- the srcap gene encoding helicase SRCAP isoform X2 encodes MEAPPPANAASHAAPANATPAQELLAHSQPHLSPDNGTSSGNDGPQSPALGNCRYAEIVSDKPAVQKTKNTPTAEGAELHQVSAEGTRRELSSPAATCGSAEETCNDLSTPGPADHAFSETEVCSNYDPETTEIHTHQIRDIGQVCFIQTDLVSDLATLPVEILQHPVEEGAWLEVSESESQPNVCGEVELMDVGAEAEAHCLEPQTTIEVVSYPLDAQFSGDEGALGSSVELVAEDPAGPEVHSESTVFCHVVCAASEVTPPPVPSDSPRQQVEEEQHAAPSPGSVGSKLLVLNRTDAPPLNHPSFHRSSAQQSSGHQVPQQSSGHQVPQQSSGHQVPQQSSGHQVPQQSSGHQVPQQSSGHQVPQQSSGHQVLQQSSGHQVLQQSSGHQVLQQSSGHQVLQQSSGPAGTPREGSDGEADDAAPRKWAAGKDHVTSSGSMSPAASPGPSTPTDHTPSLRSQARLAPPQSHSWKGESSQPDHTPTPRPRPEKHADMAELAKHEAEIEHRTLALKREGFWSLKRLNRVTEPVRPKVHWDYLCEEMQWLSADFAQERRWKRGVARKVVRMVMRHHEELRQKEERAKREEQSKIRRVASSIAKEVRAFWSNVEKVVQYKQQSRLEEKRKKALDLQLDFIVGQTERYSDLLSQSLSAAPPADSVSPPKHSTRQAGDEEDQDFEPSCEEEDDEETIEVEEQQEGNDDETHRKEIELLRQEGELPLDQLLSTLTCPPEAASEEESSDSASSAVEDEDEEFAADEEDAEDEEDTIAAQEVVEGDADHKEELDDLAKEGEMSVEDLLEKYKGAYSSDFEEPSGSASPDTSEEEDSTEEEEEEEESEGEESGEDSHTTSDSSEALESNEEVEDEEDGGEGMEALLKEGDLGSPLPASPRPKKEISHIAATAESLQPKGYTLATTKVKTPIPFLLHGTLREYQHIGLDWLVTMNEKKLNGILADEMGLGKTIQTIALLAHLACEKGNWGPHLIIVPTSVMLNWEMELKRWCPGFKILTYYGSQKERKLKRQGWTKPNAFHVCITSYKLVLQDHQAFRRKSWRYLILDEAQNIKNFKSQRWQSLLNFNSQRRLLLTGTPLQNSLMELWSLMHFLMPHVFQSHREFKEWFSNPLTGMIEGSQEYNEGLVKRLHKVLRPFLLRRIKVDVEKQMPKKYEHVVRCRLSKRQRFLYDDFMAQASTRETLASGHFMSVINILMQLRKVCNHPNLFDPRPIHSPFITEPVIFSTASLVQQALEHAPFKRCDLSTFDLVGLEGRVSRYQADVFLPRRNVTMPLVQELMESPEAPPRPKPVRMKVNRMFQPPPKPEGRSVLLVNTPVTPAAPPPPAPLVTELPQVCPVTPAPAARLPVYTAAVTVGPGVGGATAHPVLSVRTPVPSSSSTVSSSSGVITQRVLLSPDMQARLPTGEVVSIAQLASLAGRPVSSSQGSKPVTFQLQGNKLTLSGTQLHQTPVSQPRPIQAPTSMVSSPGIVKIVVRQSGAKEGGQVPTLAVPPSPRVAAPQTLSLHPHTNSVPAPRPPQALQRPPVAQAALYAAPSRNPTSAPGHPAPPRPVLRVLPGPAAALEPARVNPPPVARDDGGADVVPVCASTPASKPSGLSFQRPRVQPPPPPRSPFHMSWLAERRKADRDARLAHIARVNELHCGVKPVYGCEVLDFLTFLPGSAPRPAAPVPGRWDHSGHASCLLAQSRHPLNFWARSDFLGAAIWSYEERLQMLSEIIDRFTFAIPPVEARPIAMHSCHPPPSLRHQRALFSSALSSQVSPRSRVLHRIQCNMRTHFPELRLIQYDCGKLQTLHVLLRRLKTGGHRVLIFTQMTRMLDVLEQFLNYHGHIYLRLDGSTRVEQRQALMERFNADRRIFCFILSTRSGGVGVNLTGADTVVFYDSDWNPTMDAQAQDRCHRIGQTRDVHIYRLISERTVEENILKKANQKRMLGDMAIEGGNFTTAFFKQQTIRELFDMTEGEKKETDLPPTQQEEEDTANKQQTNILEQALCRAEDEEDIVAASQAKAEQVAELAEFNESIPLDDVGDGIGRDQEEEELSKAEQEIAALVEQLTPIERYAMNFLEASLEDICKEELKQAEEQVEAARKGLDQAKEEGLLLHQSSDSDQEDFCPTPHTPEEPAQPALVRRTRKIKEKGAPSVRASGRLRGSPAKLDADSDGGVSTSQTPSLRGVRGRGASREPGAAQQASASPTSPPKAGPAPPAAAHPRGEDHRGPAHAADSPPEPTPPPVGRDRGVSVSSGSICSPDHQSDLEGLQPLSPSSRSPRKRQSADGEVLRGLPEDSPSAKVLRKLPGRLVTVVEEKEPKRRRRRVSGGVGSSEETEHPKKADQSPEDRETPAANAAPPQEDKEPPSSPTSPGKFYCPYSPTHPSPDMPVLRNLPVRRRLETESRMAAQLGEQQAGRGRGTPTAAKKPEPTPTPAPVKRKRGRPPKNPSPASRSTSLSPKRKRGRPRKEAAASSSSSPPPPPPCSPLSPPRALSRLSGTGRSARRFPSATSSSSAHRCHAYSARSRNRSWGPSSAGTSSPDDSGAPPG; translated from the exons ATGGAGGCTCCTCCTCCAGCAAACGCCGCGAGCCACGCGGCACCGGCCAACGCCACGCCCGCACAGGAACTACTTGCACATTCCCAGCCGCACCTCTCGCCTGATAACGGGACTTCCTCCGGGAACGACGGTCCGCAGAGCCCGGCGCTCGGGAACTGTCGGTACGCCGAGATCGTCAGCGACAAGCCCGCCGTTCAGAAAACAAAGAACACGCCCACAgcggagggggcggagcttcaCCAGGTGAGCGCCGAGGGGACGCGCCGTGAACTCTCCAGCCCGGCCGCCACGTGTGGCTCTGCTGAGGAGACCTGCAACGACCTTTCGACCCCGGGTCCAGCCGACCACGCCTTCTCGGAGACGGAAGTATGTTCGAACTACGACCCCGAAACTACCGAAATCCACACTCACCAGATCCGGGACATCGGCCAAGTGTGCTTCATCCAGACAGACCTGGTGTCCGACCTGGCCACGCTACCCGTCGAGATTCTCCAGCATCCTGTAGAGGAGGGGGCGTGGCTAGAGGTCAGCGAATCGGAGAGCCAGCCCAACGTCTGCGGCGAAGTGGAGCTCATGGACGTCGGCGCCGAGGCCGAAGCGCACTGCCTGGAGCCCCAGACGACCATCGAGGTGGTCAGCTACCCTCTGGACGCTCAGTTCAGCGGGGACGAGGGGGCGCTGGGGTCCTCGGTGGAGCTCGTGGCCGAGGACCCTGCTGGGCCGGAAGTGCACTCCGAGTCCACGGTGTTCTGCCATGTCGTGTGCGCCGCTTCCGAAGTGACCCCTCCTCCGGTCCCCTCCGATTCGCCTCGgcagcaggtggaggaggagcagcacGCTGCACCTTCACCCGGCTCTGTCGGCTCTAAACTTCTCGTTCTGAACCGAACCGATGCTCCTCCCCTAAACCACCCGTCCTTCCACCGCAGCAGCGCCCAGCAGAGCTCGGGCCACCAGGTCCCCCAGCAGAGCTCGGGCCACCAGGTCCCCCAGCAGAGCTCGGGCCACCAGGTCCCCCAGCAGAGCTCGGGCCACCAGGTCCCCCAGCAGAGCTCGGGCCACCAGGTCCCCCAGCAGAGCTCGGGCCACCAGGTCCCCCAGCAGAGCTCGGGCCACCAGGTCCTCCAGCAGAGCTCGGGCCACCAGGTCCTCCAGCAGAGCTCGGGCCACCAGGTCCTCCAGCAGAGCTCGGGCCACCAGGTCCTCCAGCAGAGCTCGGGCCCCGCGGGGACCCCCAGAGAAGGCAGTGACGGCGAGGCAGACGACGCGGCGCCGAGGAAG TGGGCTGCAGGGAAGGACCACGTCACGTCCTCCGGCTCCATGTCTCCCGCCGCGTCGCCCGGTCCGTCCACCCCGACGGACCATACGCCTTCTCTCCGATCGCAGGCGCGGCTGGCGCCGCCACAGTCCCACAGCTGGAAGGGAGAGTCTTCTCAGCCGGACCACACCCCAACTCCGCGTCCCCGTCCTGAGAAACACGCCGACATGGCCGAGCTCGCCAAGCAC GAGGCGGAGATCGAGCACCGCACGCTGGCGCTGAAGCGCGAGGGCTTCTGGTCCCTGAAGCGCCTGAACCGCGTGACCGAGCCCGTCCGGCCCAAGGTGCACTGGGACTACCTGTGTGAGGAGATGCAGTGGCTCTCAGCCGACTTCGCCCAGGAGAGGAGGTGGAAGAGAGGAGTTGCCCGAAAA GTGGTGCGCATGGTGATGCGGCACCATGAGGAACTTCGTCAGAAGGAGGAGCGGGCGAAGCGTGAGGAGCAGTCCAAGATTCGTAGGGTGGCCTCCTCCATTGCTAAGGAGGTGCGAGCTTTCTGGAGCAACGTGGAGAAG GTCGTTCAGTATAAGCAGCAGTCCCGcctggaggagaagaggaagaaagcTCTGGACCTTCAACTGGACTTCATTGTGGGCCAGACTGAGCGTTACTCTGACCTGCTCAGCCAGTCTCTGTCTGCTGCTCCACCAGCTGACTCCGTCTCACCACCAAAACACTCCACACGACAAGCTGGAGACGAGGAAG ACCAAGACTTCGAGCCTTCTTGTGAGGAAGAAGATGACGAGGAAACTATTGAGGTGGAGGAGCAACAGGAGGGGAATGATGATGAGACTCATAGGAAGGAGATCGAACTTCTGCGGCAGGAGGGCGAACTGCCGCTGGATCAGCTCCTCAGCACCCTGACCTGTCCTCCG GAGGCCGCGTCTGAAGAGGAGTCCTCTGACTCCGCCTCATCAGCggttgaagatgaggatgaggagttCGCAGCAGATGAGGAGGATG ctgaggatgaggaggacacCATTGCTGCGCAGGAGGTGGTCGAGGGCGATGCTGACCATAAGGAGGAGCTGGATGACCTGGCTAAAGAAG GTGAGATGAGCGTTGAGGATCTGCTGGAGAAGTACAAGGGCGCTTATTCCTCAGATTTTGAGGAGCCCTCTGGTTCCGCGTCTCCTGACACGTCTGAAGAGGAGGATAgcactgaggaggaggaagaggaggaggagagcgagggGGAGGAGAGCGGCGAGGACAGCCACACCACGTCAG ACTCCTCCGAGGCCCTGGAGAGCAACGAGGAGGTCGAGGACGAGGAAGACGGTGGAGAGGGCATGGAGGCTCTGCTGAAAGAGGGCGATCTTGGCTCACCGCTGCCCGCTTCCCCACGTCCCAAAAAGGAGATCAGCCACATTGCTGCTACAGCAGAGAGCCTGCAACCTAAAGGATACACCCTAGCTACTACAAAG GTGAAGACGCCAATTCCATTCCTCCTCCACGGGACGCTGCGCGAGTACCAGCATATCGGGCTGGACTGGCTGGTCACCATGAACGAGAAGAAGTTGAACGGCATCTTGGCAGATGAGATGGGCCTGGGCAAAACCATTCAGACCATTGCACTGTTGGCACATCTGGCCTGTGAGAAGG GAAATTGGGGTCCGCACCTGATTATTGTACCAACCAGTGTGATGCTGAACTGGGAGATGGAGTTGAAGCGCTGGTGCCCTGGTTTCAAGATCCTCACCTACTACGGCAGCCAGAAGGAGCGCAAGCTGAAGAGACAG GGTTGGACCAAGCCCAATGCGTTCCATGTCTGCATTACATCCTACAAGCTGGTCCTGCAGGACCATCAGGCCTTTCGGCGGAAGTCCTGGCGCTATCTCATCCTCGATGAGGCCCAAAACATCAAGAACTTCAAGTCTCAGCGTTGGCAGAGTCTCCTGAACTTCAACAG CCAGCGGCGACTCCTGCTTACTGGCACCCCTCTGCAGAACAGTCTTATGGAACTCTGGTCACTCATGCACTTCCTGATGCCACACGTCTTCCAGTCCCACCGGGAGTTTAAGGAGTGGTTCTCCAACCCACTGACTGGCATGATCGAGGGAAGCCAGGAATACAACGAGGGTCTGGTCAAGAGATTGCACAAG GTGCTGAGGCCCTTCTTGCTTCGCCGTATCAAAGTGGACGTGGAGAAGCAGATGCCCAAGAAGTATGAGCATGTGGTGCGGTGTCGTCTGTCCAAACGCCAGCGTTTCCTCTACGACGACTTCATGGCGCAGGCCTC CACTCGGGAGACGTTGGCCAGCGGCCACTTCATGTCCGTCATAAACATCTTGATGCAGCTGCGGAAGGTGTGCAACCACCCTAACCTGTTCGACCCGAGGCCCATCCACTCGCCCTTCATCACGGAGCCCGTCATCTTCTCCACCGCCTCCCTCGTCCAGCAGGCTCTAGAACATGCGCCCTTCAAG CGCTGCGACTTGTCCACGTTTGACCTGGTGGGGCTGGAAGGCCGCGTGTCCCGCTACCAGGCCGACGTCTTCCTGCCGCGCAGAAACGTCACCATGCCACTGGTCCAGGAGTTAATGGAGTCGCCGGAGGCGCCGCCACGCCCTAAACCTGTGCGCATGAAGGTCAACAG AATGTTCCAGCCCCCGCCCAAACCAGAGGGTCGTTCCGTGCTGCTGGTGAACACCCCCGTGACCCCGGCCGCGCCGCCTCCACCGGCCCCCCTCGTAACGGAGCTGCCGCAAG TGTGCCCCGTCACTCCGGCGCCCGCTGCCCGTCTGCCCGTCTACACCGCCGCCGTCACCGTGGGCCCAGGCGTGGGCGGGGCCACTGCTCATCCCGTGCTCTCGGTTCGGACCCCCGTCCCGTCCAGCTCGTCCACGGTGTCTTCGTCGAGCGGCGTCATCACCCAGAGGGTGTTGCTGAGCCCAGACATGCAGGCCCGCCTGCCGA CCGGTGAGGTGGTGAGTATCGCCCAGCTGGCCTCTCTGGCGGGCAGGCCGGTGTCGTCCAGCCAGGGCAGTAAACCCGTCACCTTCCAGCTGCAGGGCAACAAGCTCACCCTGTCCGGCACCCAGCTGCACCAGACGCCCGTGTCCCAGCCTCGGCCCATTCAAG caccCACATCCATGGTATCAAGTCCTGGAATAGTTAAAATCGTCGTACGACAGTCCGGAGCCAAAGAGGGGGGGCAGGTCCCCACCCTGGCGGTGCCCCCCTCTCCTCGTGTGGCAGCACCTCAGACACTGTCCCTGCACCCCCACACGAACAGCGTCCCTGCACCCAGGCCCCCCCAGGCTCTTCAGCGGCCCCCCGTCGCTCAGGCGGCGCTCTACGCGGCTCCGTCTCGCAACCCCACCTCCGCGCCCGGCCACCCGGCGCCGCCCCGCCCGGTCCTGCGGGTGCTGCCAGGGCCCGCCGCTGCCCTGGAGCCGG CGCGCGTGAACCCCCCGCCGGTGGCACGAGACGACGGCGGCGCCGACGTTGTCCCCGTCTGTGCCAGCACGCCCGCGTCCAAGCCCTCCGGCCTGTCGTTCCAGCGGCCACGCGTCCAGCCTCCCCCTCCGCCACGGTCCCCTTTTCACATG TCATGGCTGGCCGAGCGGCGTAAAGCCGACCGCGACGCTCGTCTCGCCCACATCGCCCGCGTCAACGAGCTGCACTGCGGCGTCAAGCCCGTTTACGGCTGTGAGGTGCTGGACTTCCTCACCTTCCTCCCAGGCTCCGCCCCCAGGCCTGCGGCGCCGGTCCCGGGCCGCTGGGATCACTCAGGCCACGCCTCCTGTCTGCTCGCCCAGTCGCGCCACCCCCTGAACTTCTGGGCGAGGAGTGACTTCTTGGGGGCGGCCATTTGGAGCTACGAGGAGCGACTGCAGATGCTGTCGGAGATCATCGACAG GTTCACCTTCGCGATCCCCCCCGTGGAGGCCCGGCCCATCGCCATGCACAGCTGCCACCCCCCTCCGTCTCTCCGCCACCAGCGGGCGCTCTTCTCCTCCGCGCTGTCCTCCCAGGTGTCCCCGCGCAGCCGCGTCCTGCACCGCATCCAGTGCAACATGAGGACCCACTTCCCCGAGCTGAGGCTCATCCAGTACGACTGCG GGAAACTTCAGACGCTTCACGTTCTGCTGCGGCGTTTAAAGACAGGAGGCCACAGAGTTCTGATCTTCACCCAGATGACCCGCATGCTGGACGTCCTGGAGCAGTTTCTCAATTACCACGGACACATCTACCTGCGCCTGGACGGGAGCACGCGTGTGGAGCAGCGGCAG GCTCTGATGGAGCGCTTCAACGCAGACCGCCGGATCTTCTGCTTCATCCTCTCCACCCGCAGCGGCGGCGTCGGGGTCAATCTTACGGGAGCGGACACCGTGGTCTTCTACGACAGTGACTGGAACCCTACGATGGACGCCCAGGCTCAGGACCGCTGCCATCGGATCGGCCAGACCCGAGACGTCCATATATACAG GCTGATCAGCGAGCGCACCGTGGAGGAGAACATCCTGAAGAAAGCCAACCAGAAGCGAATGCTGGGAGACATGGCCATCGAAGGAGGAAACTTCACCACGGCGTTCTTCAAACAG CAAACCATCAGGGAGCTGTTTGATATGACCGAGGGGGAGAAGAAGGAGACGGACCTCCCCCCCACACAGCAAGAAGAAGAGGACACGGCCAATAAGCAACAAACCAACATCCTGGAGCAG GCTCTGTGTCGTGCTGAAGATGAGGAAGATATTGTGGCCGCCTCTCAAGCCAAAGCAGAGCAGGTGGCTGAGCTGGCCGAGTTCAACGAGAGCATCCCGCTGGACGACGTTGGGGACGGGATCGGCCGAGatcaggaagaggaggagctctCCAAAGCAGAGCAGGAGATCGCTGCTCTCGTGGAGCAG CTCACTCCCATCGAGCGCTACGCCATGAACTTCCTGGAAGCTTCGCTGGAGGACATTTGCAAAGAAGAACTCAAACAGGCTGAG GAGCAAGTAGAGGCGGCGCGGAAGGGCCTGGACCAAGCCAAGGAAGAGGGACTCCTGTTACACCAGTCGTCCGACAGCGACCAGGAGGACTTCTGTCCCACGCCCCACACGCCCGAGGAACCCGCTCAGCCTGCGCTCGTGCGCCGCACGCGCAAGATCAAGGAGAAGGGGGCTCCTTCTGTGCGCGCCAGCGGCCGGCTGAGAGGGTCCCCGGCCAAGCTGGACGCGGACTCCGATGGCGGCGTGTCCACGTCACAGACCCCCTCGCTCCGGGGCGTGCGAGGTAGGGGAGCGAGCAGAGAGCCCGGTGCCGCGCAGCAGGCCTCGGCGAGCCCGACTTCTCCTCCTAAAGCGGGCCCTGCTCCTCCCGCCGCGGCCCACCCGCGAGGCGAGGACCAccgcggccccgcccacgcCGCCGACAGCCCGCCGGAGCCCACTCCGCCGCCCGTGGGGCGGGACCGGGGCGTGTCGGTGTCGTCCGGCTCCATCTGTTCCCCCGACCATCAGTCCGACCTGGAGGGCCTGCAGCCCCTGTCCCCCTCGTCCCGCTCGCCGCGCAAGCGCCAGTCTGCCGACGGCGAGGTCCTGCGCGGCCTCCCGGAGGACTCCCCGTCCGCCAAGGTCCTGCGGAAGCTGCCGGGCCGCTTGGTGAcggtggtggaggagaaggagccGAAACGGCGGCGGAGGAGAGTCAGCGGCGGCGTGGGCTCGTCCGAAGAAACGGAGCATCCCAAAAAAGCCGACCAAAGTCCCGAGGACAGAGAGACTCCGGCCGCCAACGCCGCGCCGCCGCAGGAGGACAAGGAGCCGCCGTCGTCCCCGACCAGTCCGGGAAAGTTCTACTGTCCCTACTCCCCCACTCACCCCTCGCCGGACATGCCGGTGTTGCGCAATCTGCCCGTGCGGCGCCGGCTGGAGACCGAGTCGCGCATGGCCGCCCAGCTGGGGGAGCAGCAGGccgggagggggcggggcaccCCAACCGCAGCCAAGAAACCGGAGCCGACGCCCACGCCGGCACCGGTCAAGCGCAAGCGAGGCCGACCTCCCAAGAACCCCTCCCCCGCCAGCAGAAGCACCTCCCTCTCGCCGAAACGCAAGCGCGGTCGGCCGCGCAAGGAGGCCgccgcctcttcctcctcctccccgcccccgccgccgccgtgcAGCCCCCTCAGTCCTCCACGCGCCCTCTCCCGGCTCTCCGGCACCGGCCGGTCCGCTCGCCGCTTCCCCAGCGCCACGTCGTCCTCTTCAGCCCACCGCTGCCACGCCTACTCCGCCCGCAGCAGGAACCGCTCCTGGGGACCGTCCTCTGCCGGGACCTCCAGCCCCGACGACTCCGGAGCCCCGCCCGGTTAA